A genomic window from Populus alba chromosome 19, ASM523922v2, whole genome shotgun sequence includes:
- the LOC140955164 gene encoding uncharacterized protein, with the protein MFSGTVPPELGGLVNLENLTLSGNYLTGELPPSLTNLTGLKQLRLSSNNFTGRIPDFIQSWKQLDRLEIQAGGFTGPIPSSISLLTNLTDLRISNLLGDGSEFPHLKSIKGIKDL; encoded by the exons ATGTTTTCCGGAACTGTTCCCCCTGAGCTTGGAGGCTTGGTTAACCTGGAGAATCT AACTCTCAGTGGCAATTATCTCACTGGAGAGTTACCCCCGTCTCTGACTAATCTGACCGGATTGAAGCAACT AAGGCTTAGCAGCAATAACTTCACTGGAAGAATACCTGATTTTATTCAGAGCTGGAAACAACTTGATAGATT AGAGATCCAAGCTGGTGGTTTCACTGGACCCATTCCTTCAAGCATCTCTCTCTTGACTAATCTAACTGATCT AAGAATAAGTAACTTACTTGGAGATGGTTCAGAGTTTCCCCACCTAAAATCTATAAAAGGCATTAAGGATCTGTGA